One genomic window of Megachile rotundata isolate GNS110a chromosome 12, iyMegRotu1, whole genome shotgun sequence includes the following:
- the LOC100881921 gene encoding translation initiation factor eIF2 assembly protein isoform X2, producing MVNNLKPECSFASWYPQFRKDSLNATIFNIPEEVLTYLEHDAFILPVEATNSALQNTEWLDGSPIEDEQHSLDFQPTFPEFSKRIQDTIDEYNAVFIKSNWSSPLDATWVAPTKTLKCKTLEEVYLLLKSSDRIAKDLSNVKCYSNCENSLTPCLVIKKWQDINPCTEFRCFVVDNELIGISQRDISQYYTYNDSEKYNIQTDIKSLFMERIKGRFPLNHYSFDVIRFKKEKVKIVDFGPLDESATKGTLFTYDELQNQIKHTPEFRFIGEEVGIQPKASNHFCIPQEINDFFNSNESSTLLDIIQREVENQQKDSESDT from the exons aTGGTGAATAATTTAAAACCCGAATGTTCTTTTGCATCATGGTATCCTCAATTTCGTAAAGATTCTTTAAATgctactatttttaatattcctgAAGAAGTACTTACGTACTTGGAACATGATGCATTTATACTACCTGTAGAAGCAACAAATTCTGCGTTGCAAAACACTGAGTGGTTGGATGGATCTCCAATAGAAGACGAACAG cACTCTCTAGATTTTCAACCAACATTCCCAGAATTTAGTAAAAGAATTCAAGATACGATAGACGAATATAATGCAGTTTTCATTAAAAGTAATTGGAGTTCACCTttg GATGCAACTTGGGTTGCTCCGaccaaaactctcaaatgcaAAACATTAGAAGAAGTATATTTACTGTTAAAAAGTTCAGACAGAATCGCAAAAGATTTGAGTAATGTTAAGTGTTATTCAAATTGCGAAAATTCATTGACACCGTGTCTAGTAATAAAGAAATGGCAGGATATTAATCCTTGTACAGAATTTCGATGCTTCGTAGTAGACAATGAACTAATAG GAATTAGCCAACGAGATATATCGCAGTACTATACCTACAATGATTCAGAAAAGTATAACATTCAGACAGATATCAAAAGTTTGTTTATGGAACGTATTAAAGGCAGATTTCCATTGAATCACT atTCATTCGATGTTATTCGTTTTAAAAAGGAGAAGGTAAAAATAGTTGACTTTGGTCCATTAGATGAGTCTGCTACCAAAGGAACCCTTTTTACATACGATGAAttacaaaatcaaataaaacatACACCAGAATTTCGATTTATTGGCGAAGAAGTTGGTATACAACCGAAAGCTTCAAATCATTTTTGTATTCCACaagaaataaatgatttttttaattctaacgaAAGTTCCACCTTATTAGACATTATTCAACGA GAGGTAGAAAATCAGCAGAAAGACTCGGAGAGCGACACTTGA
- the sstn gene encoding stepping stone, producing the protein MVMAGNDNTSGSLAEDSLSTRLQWLRQRREALQEKLAQKNTELKNLCVEEAELTGVLPPEIPLEPGESPPLFRKRVGTAFTYPQNLINKLKTNEVEESALELERQVQIGIVEAALGIVNDPRESKAVRRKHRLIYQQSQRRLQELEARLNFIRQSRSKTHNSTQSQHSSICNTQSYLHTNVKHRTKKPRPPLDNTVNDMNMKVTRGLLQEGGISLSPVGSEDKCNTYPGHGYDDQSLISNTYNHNHISAYCSTFSDQRQNIKIIEHDHNDNQNVYILPDQYRTRTYSHGSGGSRNQNHYQDNERIYRPVPNTYTENERQLRYRQFQQQQLQDHVHNYQQYSDYKHLDNDVQRRSSQEYYERDFRTLHHAHLPEFPVYHKNNSQLQSLLRRDRDSSGNKNVRYIDLPSEPQLPSGYWMRCDDEIVWCPDEQSASDRFGSLDRRKRNAVQHTNSIGTDIQPRYRTVSVGCTKNSPYIVSHQNASVHLLPLSEQPSTNKMLLRTQSLGSVEKWHPNHLHELPDSKDATDNVSRKGKEKEWYETSLDSRTSPGLDTNLISSHKNIHYPSALPVCSKTSMSNNSDDGRNNYVPTINHRKTDILITENDQHLQPLSPRYESTRKKVLEIPAESKPLQETSEEAIILGSAQNCTIVQAGKYQPYREVTKPFEMSDFYKYSTKFRKRNEMNGQNASNETQDDSRETNDPELDASNIMHNGSVAGSVQKRIYQPVQRMTCQPYLASLR; encoded by the exons atgg TGATGGCAGGGAACGATAACACCTCTGGATCTTTAGCAGAAGATTCACTGTCTACAAGATTACAATGGCTTCGTCAACGCCGAGAAGCATTACAAGAAAAGTTAGCTCAAAAAAATACGGAACTGAAAAATCTGTGTGTAGAGGAAGCCGAATTAACTGGTGTCTTACCACCAGAGATTCCATTAGAACCTGGAGAAAGTCCACCACTATTTCGTAAAAGAGTTGGAACCGCATTTACATAcccacaaaatttaattaataagctAAAGACAAATGAAGTC GAAGAATCTGCTCTAGAATTAGAACGACAAGTTCAGATTGGTATAGTGGAAGCTGCATTAGGGATTGTAAATGATCCTAGAGAAAGTAAAGCAGTTCGTCGTAAGCATAGACTTATCTATCAACAGAGTCAACGTAGACTTCAAGAATTAGAAGCACGACTGAATTTTATAAGACAGAGTCGTAGTAAAACACATAATTCAACACAATCTCAACACTCCAGCATTTGTAATAcccaatcatatttgcataccaATGTAAAGCATAGAACAAAAAAACCTCGTCCACCGCTAGATAACACAG TAAATGACATGAATATGAAGGTAACAAGAGGATTGCTTCAGGAAGGTGGCATAAGCTTAAGTCCAGTAGGATCAGAAGACAAATGCAACACTTATCCTGGTCATGGATATGATGATCAATCGTTGATATCTAATacttataatcataatcatattagTGCTTATTGCTCTACATTCTCTGATCAGaggcaaaatattaaaataatagaacaTGACCACAATGATAATCAAAATGTTTACATATTACCTGACCAATATCGTACACGAACGTATTCGCATGGAAGCGGTGGTTCACGAAATCAAAATCATTATCAGGATAATGAGCGAATATATCGTCCTGTACCAAATACATATACTGaaaatgaacgacaattacgatatcgtCAGTTTCAACAACAGCAGCTACAAGATCATGTACATAATTATCAGCAGTATTCTGATTATAAACATTTGGATAATGATGTTCAACGAAGATCGAGTCAAGAATATTACGAAAGAGATTTTCGCACATTACATCATGCACATCTACCAGAATTTCCGgtatatcataaaaataattctcaatTACAATCTTTACTTAGACGAGATCGTGATTCTAgtggaaataaaaatgtacGATACATAGATTTACCTAGTGAGCCACAACTACCTTCGGGTTATTGGATGCGATGCGATGATGAAATTGTTTGGTGCCCTGATGAACAATCTGCTTCAGATAGATTCGGTAGTCTAGATCGAAGGAAACGTAATGCTGTACAACATACTAACAGTATTGGAACTGATATCCAACCCCGATATCGTACAGTATCTGTAGGATGCACTAAAAATTCTCCTTATATCGTATCTCATCAAAATGCCTCTGTTCATTTGCTTCCTTTGTCAGAGCAACCGTCAACGAACAAGATGTTGCTTCGCACACAATCTTTGGGCAGCGTAGAAAAATGGCACCCAAATCATTTACATGAATTGCCCGATAGTAAGGATGCAACAGATAATGTTAGTcgcaaaggaaaagaaaaagaatggtATGAAACTTCCTTAGATTCGCGTACAAGTCCAGGATTAGATACTAATTTAATATCATCGCATAAGAACATTCACTATCCATCTGCTCTTCCTGTATGTTCTAAAACATCTATGAGCAACAACAGTGACGATGGAAGAAATAATTATGTACCTACAATTAATCACCGTAAAACTGATATATTAATTACTGAAAATGATCAGCATTTACAACCATTGTCGCCCCGTTATGAATCAACGCGGAAGAAAGTGCTTGAAATTCCAGCCGAATCAAAACCACTTCAAGAAACAAGCGAAGAAGCCATAATATTGGGATCAGCTCAGAATTGTACAATTGTTCAAGCGGGAAAATATCAACCATATAGAGAAGTTACAAAACCTTTTGAAATGtcagatttttataaatattctacTAAATTCCGCAAAAGAAACGAGATGAATGGACAGAATGCTTCGAATGAAACTCAAGATGATTCTCGGGAAACAAATGATCCAGAACTTGATGCTTCAAATATCATGCATAATGGATCAGTTGCTGGTTCAGTtcaaaaaagaatttatcaGCCTGTTCAACGAATGACATGTCAGCCTTATCTTGCGTCATtgagataa
- the LOC100881921 gene encoding translation initiation factor eIF2 assembly protein isoform X1, protein MVNNLKPECSFASWYPQFRKDSLNATIFNIPEEVLTYLEHDAFILPVEATNSALQNTEWLDGSPIEDEQHSLDFQPTFPEFSKRIQDTIDEYNAVFIKSNWSSPLDATWVAPTKTLKCKTLEEVYLLLKSSDRIAKDLSNVKCYSNCENSLTPCLVIKKWQDINPCTEFRCFVVDNELIVEFCIGISQRDISQYYTYNDSEKYNIQTDIKSLFMERIKGRFPLNHYSFDVIRFKKEKVKIVDFGPLDESATKGTLFTYDELQNQIKHTPEFRFIGEEVGIQPKASNHFCIPQEINDFFNSNESSTLLDIIQREVENQQKDSESDT, encoded by the exons aTGGTGAATAATTTAAAACCCGAATGTTCTTTTGCATCATGGTATCCTCAATTTCGTAAAGATTCTTTAAATgctactatttttaatattcctgAAGAAGTACTTACGTACTTGGAACATGATGCATTTATACTACCTGTAGAAGCAACAAATTCTGCGTTGCAAAACACTGAGTGGTTGGATGGATCTCCAATAGAAGACGAACAG cACTCTCTAGATTTTCAACCAACATTCCCAGAATTTAGTAAAAGAATTCAAGATACGATAGACGAATATAATGCAGTTTTCATTAAAAGTAATTGGAGTTCACCTttg GATGCAACTTGGGTTGCTCCGaccaaaactctcaaatgcaAAACATTAGAAGAAGTATATTTACTGTTAAAAAGTTCAGACAGAATCGCAAAAGATTTGAGTAATGTTAAGTGTTATTCAAATTGCGAAAATTCATTGACACCGTGTCTAGTAATAAAGAAATGGCAGGATATTAATCCTTGTACAGAATTTCGATGCTTCGTAGTAGACAATGAACTAATAG TTGAATTTTGTATAGGAATTAGCCAACGAGATATATCGCAGTACTATACCTACAATGATTCAGAAAAGTATAACATTCAGACAGATATCAAAAGTTTGTTTATGGAACGTATTAAAGGCAGATTTCCATTGAATCACT atTCATTCGATGTTATTCGTTTTAAAAAGGAGAAGGTAAAAATAGTTGACTTTGGTCCATTAGATGAGTCTGCTACCAAAGGAACCCTTTTTACATACGATGAAttacaaaatcaaataaaacatACACCAGAATTTCGATTTATTGGCGAAGAAGTTGGTATACAACCGAAAGCTTCAAATCATTTTTGTATTCCACaagaaataaatgatttttttaattctaacgaAAGTTCCACCTTATTAGACATTATTCAACGA GAGGTAGAAAATCAGCAGAAAGACTCGGAGAGCGACACTTGA